A single window of Methylomarinum sp. Ch1-1 DNA harbors:
- a CDS encoding TolC family protein — MKGSSLAKFCLPLLCLTATPNFAENNYIVEHVDPISIDVQLTLPQVIEQTLAKYPDRTLNQALQREADALKQRGDSWLAGSSSLSVQYLDDVVADDIGYRQISGQIQVPLWNWNQRSAGEKVAEQAQLSADKQVAVLKLQVAGLVRAALWDLALENIRYQQSKQILDISEKLLQKIRRRVDLGDLPRSDYLLAKSDYLQKRSLVTQAEAKVMHARKNYSILTGMNRIPENYTETLSEEATISDRHPLLQAVNAQIERKQAELHWVKSQGSGQPNLQIGMQNERDQRGGRAIQSAGVGISIPFGGKAFLQPQVEQANIELTQGLARREHLYRQLEKNLHEAEHALEVDEAELAIANEMKEIAERHLKMIELSFAAGEINLLDLLKIQAQTHNAIRHAKEHEVQKQRHIAFYNQAVGVQP, encoded by the coding sequence ATGAAAGGCTCTAGCTTAGCTAAGTTTTGTCTGCCGTTGTTATGTCTGACGGCAACGCCGAATTTTGCCGAAAATAACTATATTGTCGAACATGTAGATCCGATCAGCATCGATGTTCAGCTGACCCTGCCTCAGGTCATCGAGCAAACGCTGGCCAAATATCCGGATCGGACGCTGAATCAGGCGCTACAACGGGAAGCCGATGCCTTGAAGCAGCGTGGGGACAGCTGGTTGGCGGGTTCCTCCAGCCTATCGGTGCAATATCTCGATGATGTCGTGGCCGATGATATCGGCTATCGACAGATTTCCGGACAAATACAAGTTCCATTATGGAACTGGAATCAACGTTCCGCCGGGGAGAAGGTCGCCGAGCAGGCGCAGTTGTCCGCGGACAAGCAAGTGGCGGTATTGAAGCTGCAGGTTGCCGGATTGGTCAGGGCGGCGTTATGGGATCTGGCGCTGGAAAATATCCGTTATCAGCAGTCCAAACAGATTCTCGATATTTCCGAGAAGCTGTTGCAAAAAATCCGTCGCCGGGTGGATTTGGGCGACCTGCCCCGCTCCGATTATCTGCTGGCAAAATCGGATTATCTGCAAAAACGTTCCTTGGTCACTCAGGCCGAAGCGAAAGTGATGCATGCCCGAAAAAATTATTCCATCCTTACCGGCATGAACCGGATTCCGGAAAATTATACCGAAACCTTAAGCGAGGAAGCGACGATCAGCGATCGACACCCGCTGTTGCAAGCCGTCAACGCCCAGATCGAACGCAAGCAAGCGGAACTGCATTGGGTGAAAAGCCAGGGTTCCGGACAGCCGAATCTACAGATCGGCATGCAAAACGAGAGGGATCAGCGCGGCGGCCGCGCGATACAAAGCGCCGGCGTCGGTATTTCCATTCCGTTTGGCGGCAAGGCCTTTCTGCAGCCGCAGGTTGAGCAGGCCAATATAGAACTGACTCAGGGTCTGGCCCGGCGCGAACATTTATATCGTCAGCTGGAGAAAAATCTGCATGAAGCTGAGCATGCGCTGGAAGTGGACGAAGCGGAACTGGCGATCGCCAACGAAATGAAAGAGATCGCCGAAAGACATCTGAAGATGATCGAACTCAGTTTCGCCGCCGGCGAGATCAATTTACTGGACTTGTTGAAGATTCAGGCGCAAACCCATAACGCCATCCGTCACGCCAAAGAACATGAAGTCCAAAAGCAACGTCACATCGCCTTTTATAATCAGGCGGTAGGAGTACAACCATGA
- a CDS encoding efflux RND transporter periplasmic adaptor subunit, producing the protein MRILLCTLLLLIGSSPIQAQNEQINISQMQFYNLGVKIGRLQSIEQIPLLYAPAKVVVPPSQEFIVSAPQAGLISKLNAAVGDRVEKDQVLAHINSPELLTLQRQFLKAGSEHRLAWLAYQRDKKLLREGVIADRRWQETRSLYSSKVSELNEAKQLLEIAGMSKADIDSLQKNRHLSSQLNVRSPITGVVLERMVVAGERLDILEPLYRIANLNLLWLEINIPQERVGLIKVGDQVLVEGGEVRAKISMLGQSVNPDNQTVLARAVIDNNRRKIRAGQTVNTQIIQAAAGQSAYKVPNVAIAQNEGQAYVFVRNDDGFVATPVTVIGRQDEDSVISGPLTGREEIAVRGAVALKANWLGLGEDE; encoded by the coding sequence ATGAGAATTCTTTTATGCACCCTGCTGTTGTTGATCGGCAGCAGCCCTATACAAGCTCAAAATGAGCAGATCAACATCTCGCAAATGCAGTTTTACAATCTGGGCGTCAAAATCGGGCGCTTGCAGTCGATTGAACAAATCCCCCTGCTTTATGCGCCGGCTAAAGTAGTTGTGCCGCCCAGTCAGGAATTCATCGTCAGCGCTCCGCAGGCCGGCTTGATCAGCAAGCTGAATGCGGCCGTCGGCGATCGAGTCGAAAAAGACCAGGTGCTGGCGCATATCAACAGCCCGGAATTGCTGACGCTGCAACGTCAGTTTCTGAAGGCCGGCAGTGAACACCGCTTAGCCTGGCTGGCTTATCAGCGCGATAAAAAACTGCTGCGGGAAGGCGTGATTGCCGATCGGCGCTGGCAGGAAACCCGCAGTCTATACAGCAGTAAGGTCTCGGAGTTGAACGAGGCGAAACAACTGCTGGAAATCGCCGGCATGTCGAAAGCGGACATCGACAGCCTACAGAAAAATCGTCACCTCAGCAGCCAGTTGAATGTTCGATCGCCGATTACAGGCGTGGTGCTGGAACGCATGGTGGTTGCCGGCGAGCGCCTGGATATTCTGGAGCCGCTGTATCGCATCGCCAACCTGAATCTGCTCTGGCTGGAGATCAACATTCCCCAGGAGCGCGTCGGCTTGATTAAGGTCGGCGATCAGGTGCTGGTCGAAGGCGGCGAGGTCAGGGCCAAAATCAGCATGCTGGGGCAGAGCGTCAATCCCGATAATCAGACGGTGTTGGCGCGCGCCGTGATCGACAACAACCGGCGCAAAATCCGCGCCGGACAGACGGTCAATACGCAAATTATCCAGGCCGCCGCCGGTCAGTCCGCTTATAAGGTTCCCAATGTGGCGATCGCGCAAAACGAAGGGCAAGCCTATGTGTTTGTTCGTAACGACGATGGTTTTGTCGCCACGCCGGTAACGGTGATCGGCAGGCAGGACGAAGATTCGGTGATCAGCGGTCCATTAACGGGACGTGAGGAGATTGCCGTGCGCGGCGCCGTGGCGCTGAAAGCCAATTGGCTGGGCTTGGGCGAGGATGAATGA
- a CDS encoding Tim44 domain-containing protein has protein sequence MNKFFGLAATLIMTLTFSLGAISDAEAKRFGGARSFGGKSAYSSPYRRSTTSQSSRSASQQQAHNKNQALKQNLSKRGGLMGMLGALALGGLLGSLLFGGAFEGFNFMDILIFGGIAYLLYRLFAAKAGQTPSPAYSRNDGHDTQTPFQYRDNQQTYGGNSSEFDTDVLFNKDKTSNMNTRSPAQQDADFTPAMIPDGFNEQDFLAGAEIAFRSLQTAWDNRDLAEIRGLTTDKVFAEIKEQLQANDEEDQTDVLKLQAELLEVREIGSELEAVVLFDAIMRENANEQAEQIREVWHFIKPKTSIQPKWYLDGIQQLEN, from the coding sequence ATGAATAAATTTTTTGGTCTTGCAGCAACTCTCATCATGACCCTGACCTTTTCTTTGGGCGCTATATCCGATGCTGAAGCCAAACGCTTCGGAGGCGCCCGCTCATTTGGCGGCAAGTCTGCTTACAGCTCGCCTTATCGCCGCTCAACAACCAGCCAGAGCAGCCGTTCCGCCAGTCAACAGCAGGCTCATAATAAGAATCAGGCGCTTAAACAGAATCTTTCCAAACGCGGCGGCCTAATGGGCATGTTGGGCGCCTTGGCTCTGGGCGGGCTGCTCGGTTCGCTACTTTTCGGCGGCGCCTTCGAAGGCTTTAACTTCATGGATATCCTGATATTCGGCGGCATAGCCTATCTGCTCTACCGCCTGTTCGCGGCCAAGGCCGGACAAACGCCATCACCGGCTTATAGTCGCAATGATGGCCATGATACACAGACGCCTTTTCAATACCGCGACAATCAACAGACCTATGGCGGCAATTCGTCCGAATTTGACACCGACGTGTTATTCAACAAGGACAAGACAAGCAACATGAATACACGTAGCCCTGCTCAACAGGACGCCGACTTCACCCCGGCGATGATACCCGACGGCTTCAATGAACAGGATTTCCTGGCCGGCGCCGAAATCGCCTTCCGCAGCCTACAGACCGCCTGGGACAACCGGGATTTGGCTGAGATTCGCGGCCTAACCACCGATAAGGTCTTTGCCGAAATAAAGGAACAATTGCAGGCCAACGATGAAGAAGACCAAACCGACGTGCTGAAACTGCAAGCGGAACTACTGGAAGTGCGCGAAATCGGCTCGGAACTGGAAGCGGTCGTGCTGTTCGATGCGATCATGCGTGAAAACGCCAATGAGCAGGCCGAACAAATTCGCGAAGTCTGGCATTTCATCAAACCGAAAACCAGCATCCAGCCTAAATGGTATTTGGACGGCATTCAGCAACTTGAGAATTAA
- a CDS encoding class I SAM-dependent methyltransferase: MSSDSEKTRRRYDRIAPYFEVLESVLEGLFFSRWRKLLWSKARGPHILEVGVGTGKNFPLYPQDANITAIDFSPKMLEQAQNKRDRKHINVDLELMDVESLCYADNSFDTVIATFVFCSVPRPNKGLQELYRVCKPGGQVLLLEHVLSSNKVMAAMMNLMNPLIKSLVGANINRQTLKNVQARPFQKVLLDPASGDMVKLIRAIK; the protein is encoded by the coding sequence ATGAGCTCCGACAGCGAAAAAACTCGACGCCGCTACGACCGTATTGCACCTTATTTCGAAGTCCTGGAAAGCGTCCTGGAAGGCTTGTTTTTCAGCCGTTGGCGCAAGCTATTATGGTCCAAGGCCAGGGGACCGCATATCCTTGAAGTGGGCGTCGGCACCGGTAAGAATTTTCCCTTGTATCCGCAGGACGCCAACATCACCGCCATCGATTTCAGTCCGAAAATGCTGGAACAGGCGCAAAACAAACGCGATCGCAAGCATATCAATGTCGATCTGGAGCTGATGGATGTGGAATCCTTATGTTATGCCGACAACAGCTTCGACACCGTGATCGCGACCTTTGTGTTCTGTTCGGTGCCCAGACCCAACAAAGGCTTACAGGAACTTTACCGGGTCTGCAAACCCGGCGGGCAGGTATTATTGCTGGAGCATGTATTGAGTTCAAACAAGGTCATGGCGGCGATGATGAACCTGATGAACCCGCTGATCAAATCGCTGGTCGGCGCCAACATCAACCGGCAAACGCTGAAAAATGTCCAGGCCCGTCCGTTTCAAAAGGTACTGCTGGACCCGGCCAGCGGCGACATGGTCAAACTGATCCGGGCGATAAAATAG
- a CDS encoding cation-transporting P-type ATPase — MDNNLFDFVYRYLSQPQVWPWWVMSASIVLGIVSAWATWQVLQWRQTQRESQPKRAAKKAWHALDPEQVLVKLNASESGLAPAEVSKRQRRYGLNRLPESKSRSAILRFFGQFHNLLIYVLLIAALITYLIGHIVDSAVIVGVVLINGLIGFIQEGKAENALRAIRNMLSLQATVMRGGKQLSIAAEQLVPGDIVLLQSGDKVPADLRLLKCRNFRVQEAVLTGESLPVEKQVEAVERRVELGDRVSMAYSGTLVSSGQATGVVVASGGDTEIGLISALVAQVETLTTPLLKQLAHFGRWLTAAILLLATGTFLFGFFYRGYPMTEMFMAAVGLAVAAIPEGLPAIMTITLAIGVQRMADRHAIIRRLPAVETLGSVTVICSDKTGTLTRNEMTVGSVLTAEQSFSVSGVGYNSDGGFQCQQQAVEARNFPVLQELARAALLCNDAVLHETNGEWTLQGDPTEVALLAMALKAGLKIMPEREKWPRTDVIPFESEHRFMATLHHDHAGQGFTYIKGAPERLLEMCTKQRNGAEDGALDRDYWLEQMQALAQQGQRLLAIAIKEGGDGLRSLESDDLESGLTLLGVVGMIDPPRSEAIAAVRQCQQAGIVVKMITGDHADTAAAISSQLGLNGQGGVLAGHQIEDLSDAELRRTVGEVNIFARSSPEHKLRLVKALQANGHVVAMTGDGVNDAPALKRADVGTAMGQKGTEAAKEAAEMVLTDDNFASLAQAVVEGRTVYDNLKKSILFILPTSIGEALVIIAAVMLGEQLPITPVQILWINMITTVTLALTLGFEPSEEGIMLRPPRNPDEPLLTPLLVWRILFVSLIMLCGAFGLFLWEKWQGETIEHARTVAINTIVMFEIFYLFNSRKIEASIVNWRGVTGNRYVLLAVAILIVFQLAFTYLDALNHLFGTVAIDAEQWLPIILIAFTVLPLVEIEKLLIRVFKKPRRPT, encoded by the coding sequence TTGGATAATAATTTATTCGATTTCGTTTATCGCTATTTATCTCAGCCGCAGGTATGGCCCTGGTGGGTGATGTCCGCCTCGATTGTCCTCGGCATCGTCTCCGCCTGGGCCACTTGGCAGGTGCTGCAATGGCGACAAACGCAACGGGAAAGTCAGCCAAAACGCGCCGCTAAAAAAGCTTGGCACGCGCTGGACCCAGAACAAGTGCTGGTCAAATTAAACGCTTCGGAGTCCGGCTTAGCGCCGGCAGAAGTCTCGAAGCGTCAGCGTCGCTACGGCCTCAATCGTCTACCGGAAAGCAAATCGCGCAGCGCCATATTGCGCTTCTTCGGCCAGTTCCACAACTTGTTGATCTATGTGCTGCTGATTGCTGCGTTGATTACCTATTTAATCGGCCATATCGTCGATAGTGCGGTCATCGTCGGCGTCGTCTTGATCAACGGACTGATCGGCTTTATTCAGGAGGGCAAGGCCGAGAATGCGTTGCGGGCGATTCGTAACATGCTGTCGTTGCAGGCGACGGTGATGCGCGGCGGCAAACAGCTGAGCATCGCGGCCGAACAACTGGTGCCCGGCGATATCGTGTTGCTGCAATCTGGCGATAAGGTGCCGGCCGACTTGCGTTTGCTGAAATGTCGTAATTTCCGAGTGCAGGAAGCGGTGCTGACCGGAGAGTCACTGCCGGTTGAAAAACAGGTCGAAGCGGTCGAGCGACGGGTGGAGCTCGGGGACCGTGTGAGCATGGCTTATTCCGGCACCCTGGTCAGCAGCGGTCAGGCGACAGGCGTCGTCGTGGCTAGCGGCGGCGATACCGAAATAGGCTTGATCAGCGCGTTGGTGGCTCAGGTCGAAACACTGACGACGCCATTATTGAAGCAACTGGCGCATTTCGGCCGCTGGTTGACCGCGGCTATCCTGTTATTGGCGACGGGCACTTTTCTATTCGGCTTTTTCTATCGCGGCTATCCGATGACCGAAATGTTCATGGCGGCCGTAGGGTTGGCCGTCGCCGCGATACCGGAAGGCTTGCCGGCGATCATGACCATCACCTTGGCGATAGGCGTGCAACGAATGGCTGATCGTCACGCGATCATCCGTCGTTTACCGGCCGTTGAAACCTTGGGCTCGGTGACAGTGATCTGCTCCGATAAAACCGGCACGCTGACCCGCAACGAAATGACGGTCGGTTCGGTGCTGACCGCCGAACAGTCATTTTCGGTCAGCGGCGTCGGCTATAATTCTGATGGCGGTTTTCAATGTCAGCAACAGGCCGTTGAAGCGCGGAATTTTCCGGTGCTGCAGGAACTGGCCCGTGCGGCGTTGCTGTGCAACGACGCCGTTTTGCATGAAACTAATGGCGAATGGACTCTGCAAGGAGATCCGACCGAAGTTGCATTACTGGCGATGGCGCTGAAAGCAGGTTTGAAAATCATGCCGGAGAGGGAAAAATGGCCGCGCACCGATGTCATTCCGTTTGAATCGGAACACAGGTTCATGGCGACCCTGCATCATGATCATGCCGGCCAAGGTTTTACTTATATCAAAGGCGCGCCGGAAAGACTGCTGGAGATGTGTACGAAACAGCGCAACGGCGCCGAAGACGGCGCGCTGGATCGCGATTATTGGTTGGAGCAGATGCAGGCCCTGGCGCAACAAGGGCAAAGGCTGTTGGCGATCGCGATCAAAGAGGGCGGCGACGGTTTGAGGAGCCTAGAATCCGATGATCTGGAAAGCGGTCTGACCTTGCTTGGCGTCGTCGGCATGATCGATCCGCCGCGTTCCGAAGCGATCGCCGCCGTGCGCCAATGTCAGCAGGCCGGCATCGTGGTCAAGATGATTACCGGCGATCATGCCGACACCGCGGCGGCGATCAGTTCGCAATTAGGCTTGAACGGCCAGGGCGGCGTATTGGCTGGCCATCAAATCGAAGATTTATCCGATGCGGAATTGCGGCGGACGGTCGGCGAAGTGAATATTTTTGCTCGCTCCAGCCCCGAACATAAGCTGCGTCTGGTTAAGGCCTTGCAGGCCAATGGCCATGTCGTCGCGATGACCGGCGACGGCGTCAACGATGCGCCGGCGCTGAAAAGGGCCGATGTCGGCACGGCGATGGGACAAAAAGGCACCGAAGCGGCCAAGGAAGCGGCGGAAATGGTGTTGACCGACGATAATTTCGCTTCGTTGGCGCAGGCCGTCGTCGAAGGGAGAACGGTTTATGACAACCTTAAAAAGTCGATATTATTTATATTGCCGACCAGCATCGGCGAAGCATTGGTGATTATCGCCGCAGTCATGCTCGGCGAGCAGTTGCCGATCACGCCGGTACAGATCCTTTGGATCAACATGATCACGACGGTGACGCTGGCGTTGACCTTGGGTTTCGAACCCAGCGAAGAAGGCATCATGCTGCGGCCACCGAGGAATCCGGACGAACCGTTGCTGACGCCGTTGTTGGTTTGGCGCATTCTTTTTGTCTCTCTGATCATGCTCTGCGGCGCTTTCGGCCTGTTTCTGTGGGAAAAATGGCAGGGTGAAACGATCGAACATGCCCGTACCGTGGCGATCAATACGATAGTGATGTTTGAAATCTTCTATCTATTCAACTCTAGGAAAATCGAGGCTTCGATCGTCAATTGGCGGGGGGTGACCGGCAATCGTTATGTGTTGCTGGCGGTGGCGATCCTGATCGTGTTTCAATTAGCCTTCACCTATTTGGATGCGCTGAATCATTTGTTCGGCACCGTCGCGATCGACGCGGAACAATGGCTGCCGATCATCTTGATCGCCTTTACGGTGTTGCCGCTCGTGGAGATCGAGAAATTGCTTATCAGGGTATTCAAAAAGCCTAGGCGGCCGACTTAA